Genomic window (Achromobacter sp. B7):
CGGCAACGCCGTGTCGGCGCTGGCGCTGGCGCGCCAGTGGGCGCACCTGTTTCCGGGCAGCTACTACATTGAATTGCAGCGCGCGGGCATGGACGGCGACGAAGCCTACACGCAGGCCGCCATGCGCCTGGCGGGCGAAGCCGGGCTGCCCGTGGTGGCCACCCACCCGGTGCAATTCCTGGACGAATATGAATTCCAGGCGCACGAGGCCCGCGTCTGCATCGCCGAAGGCGAAATCCTGGCCAACCCGCGCCGCGTGCGCCGGTTCACCAAAGAGCAATATTTGCTCAGTTCGGAAGAAATGGCGCGGCGCTTTGCCGACGTGCCCTCGGCGCTGGCCAACACGGTTGAAATCGCCAAGCGCTGCAACCTGAGCCTGGTGCTGGGCAAGCCGCGCCTGCCCAACTTCCCCACGCCCGACGGCGTGACGCTGGACGACTACCTGGTTCAGTTGTCGGAAGAGGGCCTGGAAAAGCGCATGGCGTTCCTGTTTCCCGACGAAGCCGAACGCGAAGCCAAGCGCGAGCAGTACTACGAGCGCCTGCGCTGGGAATGCAAGACCATCATCCAGATGGGGTTTCCGGGCTACTTCCTGATCGTTCAAGACTTCATCAACTGGGGCAAGAACAACGGCGTGCCCGTCGGACCCGGCCGGGGCTCGGGCGCGGGTTCGTTGGTGGCCTACGCGCTGGGCATCACCGACCTGGACCCCATCCGCTATGACTTGCTGTTCGAGCGCTTCCTGAATCCCGAGCGGGTCTCCATGCCCGACTTCGATATCGACTTCTGCCAGGACAACCGCGAACGCGTCATTGACTACGTCAAGGAAAAATACGGCCGCGCCGCCGTCAGCCAGATCGCCACGTTCGGTACGCTGGGCGCCAAGGCCGTGGTGCGCGACGCCGGCCGCGTGCTGGACATGCCCTATATGTTCTGCGACGGGCTGTCCAAACTGATCCCGTTCAACCCGATGGATCCGTGGTCCCTGGAACGCACCCTGAAGGACGAACCGGCCTTCAAGGACCGCTACGAACAGGAAGAGGAAGTGCGCGCGCTGGTCGATCTGGCCAAGCCGCTGGAAGGCCTGACCCGCAACATCGGCATGCACGCGGGCGGCGTGTTGATCGCGCCGGGCAAGCTCACGGATTTCTGCCCGCTGTATTGCCAGCCGGGGCAGGAAAACAGCGCCGTCTCGCAGTTCGACAAAGACGACGTCGAAGCCGCCGGCCTGGTCAAGTTCGACTTTCTGGGCCTGCGCAACCTGACCATCCTGGATTGGGCCGTGCGCTACGTGCGCCAGTTCAACGAGGACAAGCGCGACTTCGACGTCATGGCGCTGGAACTGGACGACCCGGCCGCCTACAAGATCCTGTGCGACGCCAACACCACCGCCGTGTTCCAGCTGGAATCGCGCGGCATGAAAGAGCTGCTGAAGAAGCTGCGGCCGAACACGTTCGAAGACATTATCGCCATGCTGGCCCTGTATCGTCCGGGGCCGCTGGAATCGGGCATGGTGGACGACTTCGTCAACCGCAAGCACGGCCGTGCCGCGGTGGACTACTTCCACAACGATCTGGAAGGCACGCTGAAAAGCACCTACGGGGTCATCGTCTACCAAGAACAGGTGATGCTGATCTCGCAGATCATCGGCGGCTATTCGCTAGGCGGCGCCGACCTGCTGCGCCGCGCCATGGGCAAGAAAAAGCCCGAGGAAATGGCCAAGCACCGCGAATTGTTCGAGCAAGGCGCCAAGGAAAAGGGCCACGACCCGGACCTGGCCGTCAAGCTGTTCGACCTGATGGAAAAGTTTGCGGGATACGGCTTTAACAAGTCGCACTCGGCAGCCTATGCACTGATCTCGTACCAGACCGCGTGGCTCAAGGCTTATCACCCGACGGAGTTTTTGGCCGCCACCATGTCGTCCGATATGGACGACACGGACAAGGTCCAGATTTTCTGTCGCGACGCCCAGGACAACGGCGTTGAAGTGTTGCCGCCCGATGTCAATTTTTCGGGCTACCGCTTCGAACCCGTCAAGGACAAGTACACCGAAAAAGGCAAGCCGCCGCGCACCATGCGCTACGGCCTGGGCGCCGTCAAGGGCACGGGGCAGGGCGCGGTCGAAGACATCCTGCGCGCGCGCAAGGAAGGCGGCCCGTTCCTGAACCTGTTCGATTTCTGCCGCCGTGTGGGCAAGCAGGCCGTCAACCGCCGCACTATCGAAGCGCTGATCAAGGCCGGCGCGTTCGACACCATCGAACCGAACCGCGCGGCGATGCTGGCCTCGGTGCCTACGGCGATGGAAGCGGCCGAACAGGCCGCCCGCAGCGCCAACCAGGCATCGCTGTTCGGCGACGACAGCAGCGACGTGGTCGCGGGCGAACTGGCCAAGGTCGCGCCGTGGGACCTGCACAAGAAGCTGACGGAAGAAAAATCCGCGCTGGGCTACTACTACAGCGGCCACCTGTTTGACGCCTGGCGCGACGAAGTGCGCCGCATCGTGCCGATGCAGCTGGCGCGGGTGGAGCCGCAGCGCGACCTGCAATGGATGTGCGGCGTGCTGGCCAGCGTGCGGGTCATGA
Coding sequences:
- the dnaE gene encoding DNA polymerase III subunit alpha, which encodes MSEAVTNPTPFVHLRVHSEFSVVDGIVRIPDLIKRVAKLGQPAVALTDLSNLFGLIKFYKGARGAGVKPIAGCDVWLSNDDDPGKPFRLLLLVRNHQGYLNLCELLSKAFLTNQGKGRAEIRREWLQGQQGLIALSGGRMGDVGQALDAGNAVSALALARQWAHLFPGSYYIELQRAGMDGDEAYTQAAMRLAGEAGLPVVATHPVQFLDEYEFQAHEARVCIAEGEILANPRRVRRFTKEQYLLSSEEMARRFADVPSALANTVEIAKRCNLSLVLGKPRLPNFPTPDGVTLDDYLVQLSEEGLEKRMAFLFPDEAEREAKREQYYERLRWECKTIIQMGFPGYFLIVQDFINWGKNNGVPVGPGRGSGAGSLVAYALGITDLDPIRYDLLFERFLNPERVSMPDFDIDFCQDNRERVIDYVKEKYGRAAVSQIATFGTLGAKAVVRDAGRVLDMPYMFCDGLSKLIPFNPMDPWSLERTLKDEPAFKDRYEQEEEVRALVDLAKPLEGLTRNIGMHAGGVLIAPGKLTDFCPLYCQPGQENSAVSQFDKDDVEAAGLVKFDFLGLRNLTILDWAVRYVRQFNEDKRDFDVMALELDDPAAYKILCDANTTAVFQLESRGMKELLKKLRPNTFEDIIAMLALYRPGPLESGMVDDFVNRKHGRAAVDYFHNDLEGTLKSTYGVIVYQEQVMLISQIIGGYSLGGADLLRRAMGKKKPEEMAKHRELFEQGAKEKGHDPDLAVKLFDLMEKFAGYGFNKSHSAAYALISYQTAWLKAYHPTEFLAATMSSDMDDTDKVQIFCRDAQDNGVEVLPPDVNFSGYRFEPVKDKYTEKGKPPRTMRYGLGAVKGTGQGAVEDILRARKEGGPFLNLFDFCRRVGKQAVNRRTIEALIKAGAFDTIEPNRAAMLASVPTAMEAAEQAARSANQASLFGDDSSDVVAGELAKVAPWDLHKKLTEEKSALGYYYSGHLFDAWRDEVRRIVPMQLARVEPQRDLQWMCGVLASVRVMMTRRGKMVFAVLDDGTAQVEISVFNELYEKHRNRLREDQLVIVQGKVSNDDYSGGMRIVAEQLYDLQLAREARAKSLRVKLNGTADAARLRQMLNPFRAEPENGIPGVPVDIVYTKNNFLCTVRLGEEWRVRMADTLLENLNAWTKPDGVEVTY